A region from the Anaerolineae bacterium genome encodes:
- a CDS encoding ABC transporter permease: MSLYKTWAVLSKESRHILRDPSTLILLLLAPVLLMIIMSYALIADIRETPIMVMDKSRSAFSREFLDTLVNSNDIVVNKLAASYTEAERYFDRSQTKALVVIPPNFAGQLAAGQPAEVQVIVDGTDPSTANHVINHVLSRARVFGAQVAVKSIERSNPGLISYLPTPPGIDLRIRTWYNPDLKNTHGIVPAMIALVMSLPAMVVMNALVREKEYSTLESVFATPLRRSELLVGKLLPYVFTGLISVVICAIVAVKLFGVPFQGSFLLFLVLSADFLLAAYAMGIFLATFISNQAASSIVALLIFMFPGFFLSGIFYPISSFPDIVKEEAQWLPSTQFVAITRGLMVKGQGLDSLWFPTVMLTVIFLMMTALAVLFFKKKLR; encoded by the coding sequence ATGTCGCTGTATAAAACATGGGCGGTGCTGAGCAAAGAAAGCCGCCATATTTTGCGCGATCCCAGCACGCTCATTTTGTTGCTGCTGGCGCCGGTGCTTTTAATGATCATTATGTCGTATGCTCTCATTGCCGATATTCGAGAAACCCCCATTATGGTCATGGACAAAAGCCGGTCGGCCTTTTCCCGCGAATTTTTGGATACCTTGGTTAACAGCAACGATATTGTGGTAAACAAACTGGCCGCCAGCTATACCGAAGCCGAACGATACTTTGACCGGAGCCAGACCAAGGCTTTGGTGGTCATTCCTCCTAATTTTGCTGGCCAATTGGCCGCCGGCCAGCCGGCAGAGGTGCAGGTTATTGTTGACGGCACCGACCCCTCTACGGCCAATCACGTGATCAACCACGTTCTCAGCCGGGCCCGGGTATTTGGCGCCCAGGTTGCCGTAAAATCTATTGAACGATCAAACCCCGGCCTGATCAGTTATTTGCCAACACCCCCGGGCATAGACCTGCGCATCCGCACCTGGTACAACCCCGATCTTAAAAACACGCACGGCATTGTGCCGGCCATGATCGCCCTGGTAATGAGCCTGCCGGCCATGGTGGTGATGAATGCCCTGGTGCGAGAAAAGGAATACAGCACCCTGGAGAGCGTTTTTGCCACGCCCCTGCGCCGCAGCGAGCTTTTAGTCGGCAAACTCCTGCCGTATGTTTTCACTGGCCTCATCAGTGTGGTCATCTGTGCCATTGTGGCGGTCAAACTGTTTGGGGTGCCGTTTCAGGGATCGTTTCTGCTCTTTCTGGTATTGTCGGCGGATTTTCTGCTGGCGGCCTATGCAATGGGTATCTTTTTGGCAACCTTTATTTCCAACCAGGCCGCCTCATCCATTGTGGCCTTGCTGATTTTTATGTTCCCCGGCTTTTTTCTATCCGGCATCTTTTATCCGATTTCCAGTTTTCCCGACATTGTTAAGGAAGAAGCGCAATGGCTGCCCTCCACCCAGTTTGTGGCTATTACCCGCGGATTAATGGTCAAAGGGCAAGGCTTGGATTCTTTGTGGTTCCCAACCGTCATGTTGACGGTTATTTTCTTAATGATGACCGCTTTGGCCGTGCTCTTCTTTAAGAAAAAACTCAGGTAA
- a CDS encoding STAS/SEC14 domain-containing protein, producing MIELIPDVADNVVAVKGTGKITGDDYEQVIIPAIEEKLKTYDKIRMFVQLTPTFSGFDAKAMWDDARVGLKNLSHFEKIAVVTDTEWIAQSFKIFGVMTPGEVRIFSNEQFDEAKAWIVADYKPVTRTQILQSALICFSENGFHQTTMDDIVAQSGLSKGALYWHFKSKKELFIALAEWFILQIDQQIDLVWTDDMSAADKIRSMVEVTLAGSEQMVPFVNIFLDFWAQTPKDEQLQQIFGSIIDDYETKLEEIINEGVANGEFQPVENPRNLSLAMFGMLDALFLYYTLLGDKVDMRGSARAAVDVMLAGLTSKE from the coding sequence ATGATTGAATTAATACCTGACGTTGCAGACAACGTAGTCGCCGTTAAAGGCACAGGGAAAATAACCGGTGATGATTATGAGCAGGTTATTATTCCGGCCATTGAGGAAAAGTTAAAAACATACGATAAAATTAGAATGTTTGTCCAATTAACCCCAACCTTCTCCGGTTTCGATGCTAAAGCAATGTGGGACGATGCCAGAGTGGGCCTCAAGAATTTGTCTCATTTTGAAAAAATAGCCGTGGTGACCGATACGGAATGGATTGCCCAATCGTTTAAGATATTTGGCGTTATGACCCCCGGCGAGGTCAGGATTTTCAGCAATGAGCAATTTGACGAAGCTAAAGCGTGGATTGTGGCCGATTATAAACCTGTCACCCGCACCCAAATCTTGCAGTCGGCCCTGATATGTTTCTCCGAAAATGGTTTTCATCAAACCACGATGGACGATATTGTTGCCCAAAGCGGGTTGAGCAAAGGCGCGCTGTACTGGCACTTTAAGAGCAAAAAAGAGTTATTCATTGCGCTGGCGGAGTGGTTTATACTGCAAATAGACCAGCAAATTGATCTCGTCTGGACCGACGATATGTCCGCCGCCGACAAAATTCGGTCAATGGTTGAAGTAACGCTGGCCGGCAGCGAACAAATGGTTCCGTTTGTCAACATCTTTCTTGATTTCTGGGCACAAACACCGAAGGATGAACAACTCCAACAAATTTTCGGCAGTATTATTGACGATTATGAAACCAAATTGGAAGAAATCATCAACGAAGGTGTTGCCAACGGCGAATTCCAGCCGGTGGAGAATCCGCGCAATCTGTCGCTGGCGATGTTTGGCATGCTTGACGCCCTGTTTTTGTACTACACCCTGCTGGGGGACAAAGTGGATATGCGCGGGTCGGCCAGAGCGGCCGTAGACGTGATGCTGGCCGGATTGACGAGTAAGGAGTAA
- a CDS encoding ABC transporter permease has protein sequence MFYRLGVLIVKELIQMIRAKALVLMVIFGPLAEMSLVAWSTSAPITNLPTVVVDESRSEASRDLLVAFHNTETFQFEHYLDDPSQATPYIESGEAVAALIIPANYSQRLTSPLDSSPELAFILDGSDPIAASEALRSAEGVVSAMNQKLAVQWNGGHDEALSLVEPRLRVRYNEEMKKSIYTVPSELGLILFAITVMIAAIGIARERELGTLEQLTVTPLRQLELIIAKSVPAVLMGFVAYLLMLAVAMLFFGIPMRGSWTLLLGVSFFFLLVELNIGLMISAYAKNQMQALLLAFTWVMIEFFFSGYGVPVENMPDILQQLAHIFPIYHYMIIFRSILLKGVGLTAWWPHLLAGTIIGLVV, from the coding sequence ATGTTTTATAGACTTGGCGTCCTTATTGTTAAAGAACTGATCCAAATGATACGCGCTAAAGCGTTGGTGCTAATGGTGATATTTGGCCCGTTGGCAGAAATGTCGCTGGTGGCGTGGTCTACTTCGGCGCCTATCACCAACTTGCCCACGGTGGTCGTGGATGAGAGTCGCAGCGAAGCAAGCCGCGACTTGCTGGTGGCGTTCCACAACACCGAAACATTCCAGTTTGAGCATTATCTCGACGACCCCTCACAAGCCACGCCTTACATCGAATCCGGCGAGGCTGTCGCCGCGTTGATTATTCCGGCCAATTACAGCCAGCGACTCACATCCCCCCTGGACTCGTCGCCGGAATTGGCCTTTATTTTAGACGGCTCCGACCCGATTGCGGCCAGTGAGGCGCTCAGGTCCGCAGAAGGCGTAGTGAGCGCCATGAACCAAAAATTAGCCGTGCAGTGGAACGGCGGGCACGATGAGGCCCTGTCGTTGGTGGAGCCGCGTTTGCGGGTGCGTTACAACGAGGAAATGAAAAAATCAATCTACACCGTGCCCTCGGAGTTGGGGCTGATCCTGTTTGCCATCACCGTGATGATCGCCGCCATTGGCATTGCCCGCGAGCGCGAATTGGGCACGCTGGAACAACTTACCGTCACCCCGCTCCGGCAATTGGAATTAATTATTGCCAAATCGGTGCCGGCGGTGTTGATGGGCTTTGTTGCCTACCTGCTAATGCTGGCTGTGGCGATGCTGTTTTTTGGCATTCCTATGCGCGGCTCTTGGACCCTGTTGCTCGGCGTTTCCTTCTTCTTTTTGCTGGTTGAATTGAACATTGGCCTGATGATTTCGGCCTACGCCAAAAACCAGATGCAAGCCCTGCTGCTGGCCTTTACCTGGGTGATGATTGAATTCTTTTTCTCCGGCTACGGTGTGCCCGTGGAAAATATGCCCGATATTTTACAGCAGTTGGCCCACATCTTCCCCATCTATCACTATATGATCATTTTTCGCAGCATTTTGTTAAAAGGCGTCGGGCTGACCGCCTGGTGGCCGCACCTGCTGGCCGGGACCATTATCGGCCTGGTGGTG